TCTGGGCTTGCCCGATTCCATGTTTCTTGGAAACTTCTAAAAATCAGCTCAGGATCGGTCACAGGGGTCTTGAAGTAACCCGGCTCGATGATAGCCACTTTCACCCCAGAGTGGGAGAGCTCCCTCCTGCAAGGCACCCAGGAAGAGGGGCAAGGACTTCAGAGGTCTTGTTAAGGAAAACacaagaataatgaaaaaaaaagaacacacacaaaataataaaacatcaacTAGGATTGCAGTAGATTTAGTTCAAAAGTCTGGGGAGTTATGAAGTACAGCAGACAGGAGGAGAAAATTTATGATGATACTATTGCCTCTCTACAGAGTTTGAGTAGTTTTCCAAGTATTTCCATACATTTTGCTCATACCTTTAAATCCTACCAAATTGCTGAAAGGCTGCACCTAAATTCTGTCTCCTTGTATTCCTGCCAAATGTCATTGAAAACTGGGCTGTGCCAATTTTGTTTTTCCCACGCCCCTCAAAcgcctccctctctttcccacccAGGTCAACCTCCTGGACATCTGTCCCTAAGGAGCATTCATGTGTCTGCGGTCTCAGCTCTCACACAGCACAGCCACCTCAGCCCTGCCGCCAGTGGAGTCTCCATTGTCCATGTGATGAAGAAGCTCCCCTGAATAAAGGGCTTCCCTGGGGCTTAACTGCCCGCAGGCTCCCAGATCCCACTTATCATAGCAGTTATGTACGTGAATGGGCTGCACAGCTGAATAATACCGGTTCCaattctgccccaggcactttCTGACTGTGGGCAGAGACAGGTTAAATTAAAACTATcccgcctgaccgggcggtggtgcagtggatagagcgtcggactgggatgtggaggacccaggttcaagacccggaggtcgccagctttagcgtgggctcatctggtttgagcaaagctcaccagcttggttggatccaaggtctgctgtagccccccagggtcaaggcacatatgagaaagcaatcaatgaacaactaaagtgccacaatgaaaaactgatgattgattcttctcatctctctgtgttcctgtctgtatctatctctccctctctgactctcgctctgtctctgtaaaaaaaaaaaaaaaaaaaaaaaaaaaaagttaaaactatcCCGACCCCCAGAAGATAAACCGGGCTTCCCAATAATGCCGGCcacagagcaagagagaaggacCTGGAAGTAAGACCCTCTGAGGCTGTGTGGAATCACCCCCCAGGAAAAGTCCCCCAGAGAAGCACTGAAGCAGGGGGGCTGAGCGATGGCCTGTGTCCCAGCCCAATACCTGAGGGAGTCCGAGAAGGCCTGGACACCATACTTGGAGATGCCATAGCCACCACCATATAGGTTTATACGACCCAAGACGCTGGAGACGTTGACCACGCGACCCCTTGCCTTCCTCACCAAGGGCAGCAGATACAGGGTCACTTCAATCACCCCCAACAGGTTCACATCAAGCACTTTCACGAAGTCCTGTTTGGTCAGCCACTCATTGGGTGCGGTGGGCAAAGAGATGCCAGCGTTATTCACCAGGCCCCAGAGTCCTAGGCACACAGGGGGGAGGGAGCAATACTTTGCTGAGACTGGGTAGTAAAGACAGAACTGGAGTTCCAATTCACCTTCCAACCGAGTGAGGACAGTGTGAGGAGGTGTCATGGAAAGTGGTTAGATTAGCAAACTACATGCTGTCTGCAGAGTATTGGGCAGTGCTGGCACTGTAAGCTGCTGTTGACACAGAGAATGCCATCCTCCTGATTTATTGCTTAGTGCCCAGTCCCCTGCCTGGAAGAAGAGATTTGTTGAGGCAGGACTGATGCTGATAAAGTCTACTGAGTCCACACTGTGGATCATAGAGAGTGATGTCTGAGTTTTCACACATCAATGCTGACCTTGCAGACATTATAACTATTTGCCCGCATTTTCTGATTCCTCAGTGACTGTTCAACTATTGATGAGGGAAACagaaagacacagacagagagacaacAAAGAATGGAGGGAAAAGATGTAGGAAAACTACACTgtataaacaacagaaacataACAGATGGCAAACATCTAAGGACACTTTGTTTGGGTAAAACAGGTCAGAAATCTCAGGTGTAGGGGAATGGGAGAATAGGGCTGCGACTGACCTCAGGGCACTGGCCTCGACACACACTGCAGGAATGTGGAGCCAGTTCCTCTAGGAAGCTCTGAGAATTCTGAGGGCAGGCTTTGAAAGAGACTCAAGACTGCCTGTCCCCCACTTCAGGCACAGTGTTCACCCTCTGCCCAGACAAtgcccccctctcctcccacctgcaGAGGAGGCCATTCTCCTCCCACCCTTACTgcatcccacccaccccccagggCCCACAGTTTACCCAGCTTCATGGAAACCACTCTGTGAGACACGAAGACAGTGCTGAGGATGTAAAGATTTACCAACCACAGGCCTCCGGACAGCAAGGTCAGGGCTGGCAGGGGGAACCTGGAAATACTGACCCAGAGAGGTGAGTCCCTGGCTTGCTCAGACATGCCCTGCCCTTATAAGAGTCATATTCTCCTACCACACACTTTCCTTCTCAGAACTGACTCGATGCACATAGGTATAGAGTAGAgatttgggttaaaaaaaaaaaagtttcccaaaGCTTCATTTTTGTTgaatatgatgaataaaatgtagGAAACAATTTCATATCATACCATAAGATACTGCTTTCATAAATGACATTAGTCAGAGAGATAGAATATTCTCTATTGCTAAAAATTaagccttttgtttttcttaagatcagaaacaagacaagagtGTCCACTTTCACTACTTCTATTCAATGCTGTTTTTGAAgttctggccacagcaatcagacaagaaaagaaattaaaggcatctaaattggaaaggaagaaggaaaactgtcattatttgcatatgatatattatagagAGAAAACTTTAAAGAGTCCACAAAGAAACTATGAATTAAAATTGATATATAAACTCAGTAAAAGTAGAATGATACaaaactaatattcagaaattgattgtatttttatataccattaacaaaccatcagaaagagaaattaagaaataatcccatttacagtttcatgaaaacaataaaatatctaggaataaatttaaccaaggaggtaaaaatcctatactcataaaattataagacattgaagaagatacaaataaataggaGCATATACCATGAtgatggatagaaagaattaaacttgtaaaatgtccatactaccaaaATCAATCTATAGATTCATTGTAATCTCTTTCaaaataccattggtatttttcacagaactagaaataattatcctaaaatttatatggaactacaaaacaCCCTGACTagacaaagcaatcttgagaacaaagggcaaagttggaagaatcatacTATCTGATATCAAATAATACCATAAGactgtagtaatcaaaacaacatggtactggtataaaaacatacacatagatcaatggaacataatagtgagcccagaaataagcccacgtTTATATTGTTGATTActctatgacaggggtccccaaactaaggcccacaggctgcatgtggccccctgaggccatttatccggcccccgttgcacttccagaaggggcacctctttcattggtggtcagtgagaggagcatagttcccattgaaatactggtcagtttgttgatttaaatttacttgttctttattttaaatattgtatttgttcccattttgtttttctactttaaaataagatatgtgcagtgtgcatagggatttgttcatagtttttttatagtctggtcctccaacggtctgagggacagagaaccggccccctgtgtaaaaagtttggggacccctgctctatgacaaagaaggcaagaataaaCAATGcgataaagacagtttctttaataaatggtattgcaAAAACTGAAGAGATACATgctaacaaataaaattagaccacTTCCTTACAcccaatacaagaataaactcaaaataaattaaagacttaaatgtaagacccaaaaccataaaatgcctggaagaaaatatagtcaaCTCTCTGACACaactatttctaatatttttttggctctgtctcctcaggcaagggaaacaaaagaaaaaataggccctggccagttggctcagcggtagagcataagcctggcgtgcaggggacccgggttcgattcccggccagggcacataggagaagcgcccatttgcttctccacccccacccccccttcctctctgtctctctcttcccctcccgcagccaaggctccattggagcaaagatggcccgggcgctggggatggctccttggcctctgccccaggtgctagagtggctctggtcgcggcagagcgtcgcccctggtgggcgtgccgggtggatcccggtcgggtgcatgcgggagtctgtctgactgtctctccctgtttccagcttcagaaaaatacaaaaaataaaaataaataaataaataaataaaataaaaaagaaagaaaaaagaaatgactgggACTACATCCAACTAAATacgtttttgcacagcaaagtaagccatttataaaatgaaaacacaacctaTGGAATGGTGAAGATATTTGTCAACGAGACATCCAAAAAGacgttaatatctaaaatatataaggaattccTAAAACATAACACTAAAAAGAtatacaatctaattaaaaacagACAGAGAACCTGATAGATATTTCTCTacagaggacatagagatggtcaatagttatatgaaaatatagttaacatcactacactggggaacaactttttgtcattttctgttacatgaggttttagaaccatttgtatatatttctgcACTGCTGATTCCatatctgaaatccattttttggtgcatgctctagtttttatgcaattttaacttctttttgttacagttaatggcatgcattggtttttaaattggagttaaatgacaagactcttggattgaacataaccacaaggcaattaatactttacaaacatcacttttacataattgtagttgtttttaaatgtaaaaaacttttatctgataaaaacaccctcttattttgttttaagattgaatcatagcttcttcgagtaggcgtaaatgtaagaatagtcctgacaccttctgttatatgtgtggctgttacacacttcaacgtcaaaggcgcaatatttcatcatttgtgacgtgcatatattgcctattttcaagttccccttggtgatcaagacaagaactgggctcctcatattgtgtgtcataattgtgaggaaatgcttcatgactgggcaaaaggaaaatgcaaaggaatgccttttggtattcccatggtttggcgtgaacctaaggaccacagcaatgactgttatttctgtctgatccatacaaagggcatcagcaagaaaaaaacagcatatgatcgcatatcctaatattccttcagcaata
The DNA window shown above is from Saccopteryx bilineata isolate mSacBil1 chromosome 2, mSacBil1_pri_phased_curated, whole genome shotgun sequence and carries:
- the RDH16 gene encoding retinol dehydrogenase 16, with protein sequence MTPPHTVLTRLEGELELQFCLYYPVSAKYCSLPPVCLGLWGLVNNAGISLPTAPNEWLTKQDFVKVLDVNLLGVIEVTLYLLPLVRKARGRVVNVSSVLGRINLYGGGYGISKYGVQAFSDSLRRELSHSGVKVAIIEPGYFKTPVTDPELIFRSFQETWNRASPEVKEIYGEKYFASSMKMIGSLEKCTQDLSLVTECMEHALTARHPRTRYSAGWDAKLLYIPMSYMPTVLSDAVIHWIAPRPAKSV